GATTATAAATACAAATAACAAAATCTGCAGCCGCAGCCGCCAGCAAACGCTTTTCTATTTTTTCCCAGGGCGTCAAAAGATCACTTAAACTGATTACTGCAAAATCGTGAATCAAGGGAGCGCCTAACACCGCCGCCCCTGCTGTGGCCGCAGTAACCCCCGGCACAATCTCCACAGGAATGTGAGGATAATCTTTTCCTATTTCTAACATTAAGCCGGCCATTCCGTAAACTCCCGGATCGCCGCTGCACACCATAGATACAATCTGATCCTTGTCCGCCTCTAAAAACGCCGTCTGACAGCGCTTTGCCTCCTGCTTCATAGGTGTAGATATCATTCGCTTTTTAGGGAATCTTTCCTTTAAAAGGTCAACATAGACTGTATATCCGGCAATTACCTGACTTTCCTCTAATGCTTTTTGGGCCTGAAATGTTATTTTTCCTTCTTCTCCAGGTCCAATGCCTACAACATAAATTTTTTTCATCTGTTCTCTCCTTATATTATGACTTCTTCCCTTTTTCGCGTAGTAAATATTATATCTATTTTAAACATGTATGGCAAGATCCAATAACCAGAAGACAGGCCTATTATAAGTAAAACTGAATCCACCCACCACTTTTTTTAAGTGGCGTCCTTTGTCAAAAAGTTTTATACTTAATGGTAAAGCGTTAATAGACAAAAATTCTAAAGCTATATTATACGATTAAGAAAGGAGCTGCTTCCATGGAAAGCTTCCTGAAAATGCTGAACACTCAGCTGGTTTTATTTATTTATCTTTGTATAGGTTATTACTGTTCTAAAAAATCAATTATGGATGATCACACAAAGCAAAAACTGACAGATCTGATTTTAAAAATAACTCTTCCCTGTATGATTTTTAATTCCTTTAATAAGCCCCTGACCCCTGATGTACTGAAAGAGACTGCCGTAGTATTTTTTGTGGCAATGGTAATTGCTGTGGTGTCCTTTTTATCAGGAAAAGTTCTGTACAATCATTTCTCCCACGAAAAAAAGAGCATTCTCCAGTACTCCACTCTTGTAAATAACTCTGGTTTCCTGGGAATGCCCATGGTGTCCTCCGTATATGGGACAGAAGGCCTTTTTTACGCCTCTATTTTTATTATACCTAACCGTATTTTTATGTGGACTGCAGGACTTAGCCTTTTTACTCAGTCTGACTTCCGCTCAAAATGTAAAAATATATTTTTAAATCCCTGCATTATTGTAGTAATCCTGGGAATTCTCCGTCAAATTTTCCTTATTCCCATACCGGAATTTCTGGACACAGCTATAGGAGAAATAGGAAATGTTACTACTCCTCTTTCTATGTTTGTAATTGGGGCCATGATGGTAGGCGTATCTATTCCTTCATTATTAGAGGGCAGTATTTTTTATTTGTCCTTTATCCGCCTCATTGCTCTGCCTTTAACTGCCCTTGCGCTTATGCGGCTGTGCCATATGCAGGAGCTTTTAACAGGTATTTCTCTCATTCTTACAGGAATGCCTGCAGGCACCACCAGCGTGCTGTTATCTATGAAGTACGGGGTGGACGCAGATTTTGCTTCCCGCTGCGTTGTCACTACCACCCTGCTTTCCATGATTACTGTGCCAATTTTGCTGCTGTTTATTTAAATGAAATTTACAGGCCATGTAATTTCCTTTTGGGACAGCGCCTGATCTATTCCCATAGCCGCGTGGACAGCCATTCTGTCAAAGCTTTCTTTAGAATGGGCGGCGCAATGAGGGCTAAATATTACATTAGAAAGCCTTAAAAGAGGATGATCTAATTTAGGCGGCTCCTGTTCCAGCACGTCTAAGGCGGCCCCTCCTATTTGTCCGGAAACTAATGCCTCGTACAAAGCCTTTTCATCTACAATTCCTCCTCTGGCACAGTTAACCAAAATGCTGCCTGGTTTCATAAGCGATAAATAGTAGCTGTTTACAAGACCTTTTGTTTCTTTTGTCAAAGGACAGTGAATGGAAATAACATGGCAGGAGGAAAATAATTTTTCCAGAGAATTCTCCATTTCTATGTACTTTGGAGCTAAATCCTGAGAAATCTGATTATCATAGGCCTTAATCTTCATTCCAAAGCTGACTACGGCCTTTTGGGCAGTTAATTTTCCAATTCTTCCAAGCCCAATCAGCCCTAAAGTTTTTCCCTCTAATTCTGTTAATTTCACCTGGTTCCTGGAGGCCCAATTTCCTGTTCTTACATTTTTATCCATTTCCGGAATGTGCCGGGCTGACGCCGCCATTAAAGCTACTGCGTGCTCTGCCACTGAGGAAGCGTTGGACATAGGACCGTTTGTCACCTGAATACCTAATTGATTGGCGGCTTTCATATCTATATTGTCCACCCCCACTCCATGTTTGCTGATTACCTTTAATTCTTTTCCTGCTTTCATTATTTTTTCTGTAATAGGAGCAGTCCTCACTAAAATCCCCTGGCAGTCTGCAACTTCCCTGGCCATGATCTCTTCCTTTAAGGAGGAGCCCAGTTTTATTTCATATCCCCTTTTCACCAGATAATCCTTTCCCGCCTGGGCAATATCCTCAGGTATATAAATTTTCATTATCTTCCCTTCTTTCTCCGTTTTGCGATTTCTTCTATTTTAATTAAAATCCATAAATCACAGGAACCAGCACAATTAAGGCCGCCAGCTGCAGCAAGGTTACTGGCAAACCGATTTTTACATAATCCATGTAACGGTATCCTCCCACAAGGGTCTGAGTGACGCAGGGGGACCCAATAGGCGTTGCCGTGGCCAGCTGGCAGGCTAATATAAGCCCTATTACAAATGTTTCCGGCCGGACTCCCAAGGATAGGGCAAGACTTAATCCAATAGGAATAATCATGGATGCAACGGCTACATTTGACATAAAATTAGTCAGAAGCGCCGTAACAATAAACAAGGCCGCCATAACTACAAAAGCCGAGGCCTCCGGCCCTCCAAACAAATCTAATATTTTTTCTGCAATAAGGGCTCCTGCCCCGGAGCTGTCCAGACCTTTGGCAAACCCCTGGGAGGCGGCCAAAATTACAATGGTGTTCCAATCAATACTTTCAAAGGCCTTTTTAAAGCTGATGCAGCCTGTTGTAATTAATATGGAAGCTCCTAACAAAGCCACTACCGCCAAATCCCATATACCTACAATAAATCCTGCAATGCAGCCTATCAGCACAACCCCTGTAATCCTTTGCTTCCCCTTACTGTACTGTTTTTCCTTAATATCTGTTTCCCCTTCCATCCCCGGTATCACATCCTGAAATGTCAGCACCCTTTTTTCCAGAGCATAGCCTGCAGTGGCAAAGTAAATAATCATAATTATGCAAAGAGGAATTCCTGCCAAAGCCAGGTCAAAAAATTTCATAGGCACAAGCCCGTCTGTCTCCATAAGGATTCCCTGGGCCACCATTTGAGGCGTAGAGCCTGCCAAAGTGCAGAAGCCTCCGGCGCTGGCCCCATTCCCACTGCCATAAGCACATATTTATTTTCCACTTTTCCCTGAGACTTTACTACAATAGAGGCCAGCAGCGGAATAAACATAGCCACCACTGCAGAGTTGCTGAGAAAAACAGATAAAATAATAGACAGCGTCACCAATATAAAAATCAGCGTTCTCTGGTTTTTTCCTAAGCCCATTTTTCTAAGACTTTTCCCTACAGCCTGGGCCAAACCATTTTCAAAGGCCGCATTTCCCACAACCATCATGGACGCGACCATGACGGCTGCCAGGGAGCCAAAATTGGCGTATACGTCCCCCGGCTTTATGATGCCGAAAATTCCCATTGCCAAAGCAGCTAAAATTGCAGTCATAGCCAGAGGAATTTTTTCCAATGCAAAGGATATTACTGCAGCCGTGATAATTAAAATTGCTATTGTGCTTTGTTCCATATTGTAATCTCCCCTTTATACAAATTTTCATTTCCGCCTTTTTCTTTTATGACTGAAAATCCTGGTGGAATCTGCAGGCCATATTATAGGACATTTTAGATAAATCTCCGCTGTCCGACATAGCCATAATATACTGATAGCCCTTTTTAAACTTCTCTCTGGCGTCCTCGTAGCTGCCGGCTACTGTGCCTAAAAACTTTCCGCTTCCCAACACCTTTTTCTCTGCCTCCTCAATTTTTTTCTTTACAGCAGGATGGCCTGGATTCCCTAAATATCCCATGCAGGCAGCTAAGTCCATTGGACCTATAAAAATGCCGTCCACCCCGTCTACCTTTATAATTTCCTCCAGATGATCTATGGCTTCCTCTGTCTCCAAAGCTATATACAATAAAATTTCCTCATTGGCCTTCTGAAAATAAGACATTCCGTCCACTCCATAGCCGCAGGCTCTGGGACTGCCTGCAATCCCTCTGATGCCCTCAGGTGCATACCGCACAGCCTGAACAGCCTCCCTGGCTTCTTTGGCAGTATTTACATACGGCACATGGATTCCATAAGCTCCCACATCCAGAATCTTTTTTATTGCCACAAAGTCATTCCACGGAGCCCGCACAATGGGCATCACCGGATATGCCGACACCGCCTGAAGCTGAGACAATAAAGTCATTACGTCCCCAGGTCCATGCTCTAAA
The window above is part of the Lachnoclostridium edouardi genome. Proteins encoded here:
- a CDS encoding HpcH/HpaI aldolase family protein translates to MRQIGSKFYNAGKHRLLKGEKLIGSWAQLCSPMSAEILARSGMDFLLIDLEHGPGDVMTLLSQLQAVSAYPVMPIVRAPWNDFVAIKKILDVGAYGIHVPYVNTAKEAREAVQAVRYAPEGIRGIAGSPRACGYGVDGMSYFQKANEEILLYIALETEEAIDHLEEIIKVDGVDGIFIGPMDLAACMGYLGNPGHPAVKKKIEEAEKKVLGSGKFLGTVAGSYEDAREKFKKGYQYIMAMSDSGDLSKMSYNMACRFHQDFQS
- a CDS encoding AEC family transporter, with product MESFLKMLNTQLVLFIYLCIGYYCSKKSIMDDHTKQKLTDLILKITLPCMIFNSFNKPLTPDVLKETAVVFFVAMVIAVVSFLSGKVLYNHFSHEKKSILQYSTLVNNSGFLGMPMVSSVYGTEGLFYASIFIIPNRIFMWTAGLSLFTQSDFRSKCKNIFLNPCIIVVILGILRQIFLIPIPEFLDTAIGEIGNVTTPLSMFVIGAMMVGVSIPSLLEGSIFYLSFIRLIALPLTALALMRLCHMQELLTGISLILTGMPAGTTSVLLSMKYGVDADFASRCVVTTTLLSMITVPILLLFI
- a CDS encoding hydroxyacid dehydrogenase, giving the protein MKIYIPEDIAQAGKDYLVKRGYEIKLGSSLKEEIMAREVADCQGILVRTAPITEKIMKAGKELKVISKHGVGVDNIDMKAANQLGIQVTNGPMSNASSVAEHAVALMAASARHIPEMDKNVRTGNWASRNQVKLTELEGKTLGLIGLGRIGKLTAQKAVVSFGMKIKAYDNQISQDLAPKYIEMENSLEKLFSSCHVISIHCPLTKETKGLVNSYYLSLMKPGSILVNCARGGIVDEKALYEALVSGQIGGAALDVLEQEPPKLDHPLLRLSNVIFSPHCAAHSKESFDRMAVHAAMGIDQALSQKEITWPVNFI
- the cobJ gene encoding precorrin-3B C(17)-methyltransferase, yielding MKKIYVVGIGPGEEGKITFQAQKALEESQVIAGYTVYVDLLKERFPKKRMISTPMKQEAKRCQTAFLEADKDQIVSMVCSGDPGVYGMAGLMLEIGKDYPHIPVEIVPGVTAATAGAAVLGAPLIHDFAVISLSDLLTPWEKIEKRLLAAAAADFVICIYNPSSKKRKDYLQKACDLILKYQRETTVCGVVSHIGREGEKALIMTLGQLREQETDMFTTVFIGNSQTKEINGKMVTPRGYEI